The following DNA comes from Chloroflexota bacterium.
CAGTTAATTCTATTAGCTATATTTCAAGCCCAACAATAGATGACGCTGGCACTAGAGTAGTGCGAGCCTACTACCAGCTCACGTGCAGTCGTCATGGCAAGATCCATGTCAAAGCTACAGTAATTGATTCTCCTGTCAAGTGTCCCTTCTGCCAATAGGTTTGGGTGCAGTATGGGAAAGACCCACAAAACATGCTTGACGGTTTAATGTTAGAATGGCTAACCTGCTTTTATCAAGTTCTGGCGTATGTTTTGCATTTTATAGGCGTGGAACTATTCCCACAGGAGGTACTGAACATTACGCCCAAGTGTGTCCCATTTTCGCTGATGGTTTACGTACCAGTATCCGCCCTTTTGTGGCAGTGGTTGCGCAACCGTCAGCTGTTAACATTTACCCAGCTTTGATAAGCATTCTGTAGTCTTGATCAAGTTTGCCCCTATATTTTTTAGCTCTTGCAAACCTCGTCTATTAGTTTGCGAAACAGCGTCTGTTACGAAAACAATTCTAAAATCCCGCTCGCTAGCCTCATAGATTGTTGTGCGTGGGCAATTAGGGAAATTACATCCGCACAGCACAATAGTATTAATGTCTAGATCGTGCAGATGCTTCTCCAAAGGAGTCTTGAAAAATGCTCCCCACCTTGGCTTATACATTATCCATTCCTTTGGTTCAACCGGTTGAAGTTCTCCCTTTAGGAGATTCGCCGCGTCTAATCTGACTCCTCGTGTGGGTTTTAGTTCTTCAACCAGTTCTGCCCCATCGCTTTCTGGGGCGAACATGCGTTTTCCGAGTTCGATAGCTTTTCTACGGCAGGCATCTGCGTTAGAACCGTCAGGCAAATAAAGTCTGACAACATGTACTATTGGTTTCTGGGAGATTCTGAAAGCTCGTACGAGGCTTTTTATTTTAGGCAGGATATCGATTGTGCCAGGAATCTCAATCGGGGAGCCAGGAATTGTACAATCGCGCTGAACATCAATAGTAAGTAGGGCGGCCCTCTTATAATCAGGTTCTGTGTAATCATTCATTAATTCTTCAATCTGCATGGGGATGCACCTGTACCTCACAAAAGGTGTCCTAGAATTCTACTTCAGTTTTAGCGATGTGGGAGCTGCTACCATCGTTTCTGCGCCTTTTTTGAAGCGGAAATCGCATTTATGGAAGGGCCATGGGGACTAGACATCCAAAATTATATTTATGGTCGGGGTGAGAGGATTCGAACCTCCGACCTCATGGTCCCAAACCATGCGCGCTAGCCGCTGCGCTACACCCCGAAGCAAAAAAAGTATAGTTCAACTAGTTCGATATAGTCAAGGAGTTACATGCCGGTTCTCGAATGGTGCGGCTATTTACATGTGGGGCAGACATCGAAGAAATCCCCAGGTAGATTCCACTTTTGTCTGATGTATTCTAGTTGCTTTTCCGGTGCCCAGTAGTTCCCGCAGACCTTACATTTCTTGAGCTTGAATTCCACTTTCCAATTGTAGATTATTCTGGTGTCTTTCCTATCTTCCATCTTTATTGCGCCGGTTGGGCATATATAGTAGCAAGAACCACAACCTATACAAGCTTCAGCCGGCTCAAGAAAAGGAGAGGCAGGCTCTTTGGTTATACCTCGATTGACCAGGCTAATAGCACTTACACCAACGACTTGCTCACAGGCTCTAACACACAAACCACACACAATGCAGTCATTATCTTCTAGATACTCAGATTTAAAAGATGGTTGCTCAATGCCTATCTGCGAAGCCAATTCCTGTATCACTTTATTTTTAGAACATCGTGCTAGAAGCAGTTCTGCTATCATTTTACGATTGCTCATTACCCTGGGTGAATCAGTTTTAACTTTCAATCCTTCTTCTACCGGGTAAAGGCAAGATGTGACTATCCTGGTACGCTTGCCTTTGGAAATTTCCACGATACACAGTCTACAGGCGCCGTATGGCTCTATAGCTTCATGGTGGCACAAGGTAGGTATATCAATACCGTTTTCTCTAGCTACCTGAAGTATTGTCTGCCCTTTTTCAGCCTTGAATTCACGGCCATCAATAATTAAGGTTACCATCTTACTTTCTACCTACAGCTCCTAATTTGCAGACGTCGTAACAAGCCCCACATTTGATACACTTCGACTCATCCAGAACGACAGGTTTCCTTTTGCCCATAAAGGCTATAGCTTCCTGAGGACAAGCTTTAACACAAAGTCCACAGCCTGGGCATTTTTCTTCTATGTAGTAATGGATTAGAGCCTTGCAGACACCGGCCGGGCATCTCTTTTCCTTGATATGAGCTTCGTACTCATCTTTGAAATAGCGGATAGTGGTAATAACAGGATTTGGTGCTGTGCTACCTAGGGCACAGAGAGAGCTATCTACGAGGGTTGCGGAAAGCCGTTCCAGAAGGTCGATATCTGCGTCATTGCCTTTCCCCTCAGTGATGTCATCCAGAATTTGCCGCATGCGTTTTATTCCCTCACGGCATGGCACGCACTTACCGCAAGATTCCTCTTCGAGGAAGGTGAGGAAGTACTTAGCGATGTCTACCATACATGTGGTCTCATCCATGACAATCATGCCACCCGAGCCCATCATCGAGCCGGCTTTAGTTAGCTCGTCAAAATCTACTGGTAAGTCAAGTAAGCTTTCAGGAAGGCAGCCACCTGAGGGGCCACCGGTCTGCACTGCCTTGAATTTCTTCCCTTCCCGGATACCACCACCAATATCATAGATGATTTCCCTTAGGGTTATCCCCATTGGCACTTCCACCAGGCCTGTGTTATTAATTTTACCCACCAGAGAAAAGATTTTTGTCCCCTTGCTGCCATCGGTACCTAAGGTGCGGTACCAATCAGTGCCTTTATTGATTATTACGGGCACATTAGACCAAGTTTCTACATTGTTTAGGTTACTGGGTCTGTTCCACAGTCCTTTTTCCACTGTATGAACATATTTAGCTCTTGGTTCTCCAACATTGCCTTCGAGGGATGCCATCAGTGCTGTAGACTCACCGCAAACGAAAGCACCTCCACCTCTAGTTATGCGGACATTAAAATGGAAACCTGAACCCAGGATATTATCTCCGAGCAGCCCTAGCTGTTGTGCTTGGTTCAGAGCAATTGTTATGTTAGCCAATGCTAAAGGATATTCATTGCGAACATACACATATCCTTGGTGAGCTCCAATTGCATAAGCACCAATAATCAGGCCTTCAAGTACACTGTGTGGATTGCCCGAAAGTAGACCTTCATTAGCGTAAGCTCCGGGGTCACCCTCATCAGCATTTACGATGACGTACTTTATATCTCCGGGAGCATTATGGCAGGATTCCCATTTTGCTCCTGTGGGAAAACCAGCACCTCCTCGTCCCCTTAAGCCGGAGCGTTTGATTTCCTCGATTATTTGCTCTGAAGCCATTTCGAAGAGGGCTTTGGCTAAAGCTGTGTAGCCACCAATAGCAATATAATCCTCTATCTTAATTGGGTTTATTTCGATGTTGTTGCCAAGAATATTCCGCTTTTGCTTTTGGTAGAAGGGAATTTCATGCCTGTGCACAAGTTTGCTGCCGGTAATCGGGTCATTATGAAGCAGTCTGTCAATAATATTGCCATTGATTAGTGTCTCATGCAGTATCTCAGGCACATCTTCCAACTTTACTTGTTGGTAGAAAATGTCGCCAGGTTGGATAACTACGATCGAGCCTTTCTCACAGAGGCCTTGACAACCTGTGATTCTCAGTTCCGCCTTATTCTCCAAGCCTTGTTTTGATAGTTCTTTCTTAAAGGCTTCTACGATTTGGGCGCAGCCGTAAGGATGGCAGGCTGTACCATTGCATACCGCAATTAGAGGCTTTCCTGATTTTCTTTCATTGATTAGCTCTTTTTGTAGAGCCTCTAAGTCTTGTTTTGAACGGAGCTTGTTTGGCATTTCGTTTGTTAGCGCTTACTCAAATTTGGTTAGCACACTATCTACCTTGTCTGTGCTCAGCTGTCCGAAATATTCACCGTCTATTTTCACGGCTGGCCCTACGGCACAACATCCCATGCAGTTAACTGTCTCTAATGTAAATTTGCGGTCTTTAGTCGTCTCACCTCTTTCGATAAGTAAATTTCGTTCAATCTTTTCCAGTACTCTGACGGCACCTCTGACGTGGCAGGCAGTGCCCAGGCAAACGTTAATCAAATGCTTGCCTCTGGGCTCGAGGCTGAAGGCTCTGAAAAAAGTGGCCACGTTATACACCTGGCTTGCAGGAATGCCCATGATTTCACTCACCTGAATCAGTGCTTCTTTGGGAAGGTAATAGTATTCAGTCTGGATATCCTGGAGTATGGAAACCAGTTGGCCTCTGTCAGCGTTGTATTTGTTTATAGTAGCGCTAACTTTTTCATCCATATCTAATAATTATTGCTGGTAGCTTTCTTCTTAAGTTTGGCATACTCAGCAGCTACCCTTTCTTGAATTTGAGATGTTATTTCTTTTGAAAGGTGCCGGAATCTTCCCTGTAGCTTAAAGTAGTCTTCTATCGGTCGTAGCTGGGGAAAATCTAAATTCAGGGTATATCTGTCTTTTTCCACCTCATAGAGAGGGAAGATGCCTGTTTCTATAGCAAGTCGCCCTGCCTTGATAGTTAAATCTGAAGGTAGTCGCCAACCGGTGGGACAAACCGACAATATATGAATGTAAGACGGGCCTTTGATTTCTATAGCCTTACTAATTTTGTTCATAAGGTCGAAAGGATAACTATGGCACGCTGTAGCCACGTAAGGTATATCGTGAGCGACAGCGATAGCCGGCATATTTTTTTTCCAAGTAGTTTGTCCAATGCTAACCTTACCTGCGGGTGAAGTTGTGGTGGAAGCACCGAGTGGAGTGGAGCTGGAACGCTGAATACCGGTATTCATGTAGGCTTCATTATCGAAACAGATATATATAAGGTCATGGCCTCTCTCAAGAACACCGGATAGAGCTTGGAAGCCGATGTCAGCAGTACCGCCATCACCAGCCATTGCTACAACCTTTGTTCTCTTAGTATATTTGCCTTTGCGACGTAGAACTTTTATTCCGGCTTCTATTCCGGAAGCCACAGCCGCTGTATTCTCAAACAGTGTATGAATCCAGGGAACCTCCCAGGAAGTAGAAGGAAGTGGTGAGGAAACGATTTCCATGCAGCCGGTGGCGTTAGCAATTATTATATTTCTGCCCAAAGCTTTACACACAAGCCTTACAGCCAAGGCTTCACCACAGCCCATACAGGCACGATGTCCAGGGGCAAAATATTCCTTGGTCGTTACTAATCTTGGGACATATATAGCCAGACTTTCCACTATTCTCTGACTCCTATAATCTCGAATTCATCAAGTTCACCTTGCTTCGCTTTATCCACCCCATGACGAATCACCTCTTCAAAACCTTGAGCGGAAATCTCTCTACCGCCGAGGCTGCCTACAAAACTTACAATTTTTGGCCTGGTTTTTAGCGGGTAAAGTGCTGCTTGTATTTCGGAGCAGACCGGTGGTGTGCCTCCCAGAGAAAGGGCTCGGTCAAGGATGATAAGCACTTGGGCTTTGCTTACAGCCTGACGAAGCTCTTCGGTGGGAAATGGCCGCCACAAGCGCAATCTTATTAGTCCCACCTTTTGACCCTCAGCCTGCATTTTATCAATAGCCATCATAGCTGTTTCACTGAAGCTCCCCATGCATAGCAGCAAAACGTCAGCATCTTCTGCCTTGTAACTCTCTACTGGTGAATAATGGCGTCCTGAGAGCTTGCTGAACTCTTGCCACACTCGGAGAATCACCTTCTTAGAGCTTCTTAGTGCGGCCTCATGTGCCTTCTTGGCCTCAGTGTAAATGAATGGGGGACCAAAGGCGCCTATGGTCACTGGCTTATCTGGATCGAGAGGATAGGGATGCCGGTATTCAGGAAGGAATTTATCTACAACTTCTTGCTCTAAAAATTCAACAGATTCGATTGTGTGGGAAACGTAAAATCCGTCAATATGGAACATTGTCGGTAGCAAGACAATTGGGTCTTCAGCAATACGAAAGGCACATAACGTTAAATCAAAGGCTTGTTGAGCATTTTCGGCGAATATCTGAATCCAACCGCAGTCCCGAGTCGCCATCGCGTCAGAATGATCTGTCCAGATGCTCAATGGTGCTGAGAGCGCCCTGTTGGCTACTGTCATAACTATTGGTAGCCGTAGCCCTGAGGCCACATAGAGTACCTCATGCATAAGCTCCAGTCCCTGACTGGCGGTAGCAGTAAAAGTTCTGGCACCTACAGCCGAAGTTCCCAGGCAGGCGCTCATTGCTGAATGTTCTGATTCCACTGGTATATATTCGGCATCTAGCTCACCGTTAGCTACAAATTCAGCTAGCCGCTCCACAATATGAGTCTGAGGTGTAATGGGATAGGCAGCTACAGCTTCGACGCGGGCTAGTTTGATAGCCTCGGCTATGGCGAAGGAGCCCTCCATGCCTGTTCGCTTTATTGCCATCTCTATTCTTCCTCTACCATCTTTATGGCTTCAGTCCAGCACTCGCGGGCACAAATACCACATCCTTTGCAGTAGTACAGATTGGCTTCGAAGTAGCCGTCTTCGTTTTGCCCGATACATCCTTCTGGGCAAAATAAATAGCAGATTCCACATTTGATGCATTTTTGATGGTCCAATACTGGACGTTCTGATTTCCAATCCCCAGTACGATATTGCTTAGCGTTCCCTGCCTCAGTAACAACACAGCCGGGCAATAATTCCTGCCAAGATGGAAATGTTTCTGTTTCGAACGTTTTACGTGGCTTTTCAACAATGCCACTAAGTTCAGCTATTTCAGTTTCTTCATAGGCTTTGCGACAGGCATCGATATTACCCTTAGCTCTAGCACCGAAACGCTCCTTTAGAGGCTCTGTTAGCGATTCTAGCTCGATTATACCTGTGGCCTTAACCAGTGCTCCGAGCATTGTCGTATTGACGATTGGAACGCCAAGCATCTCCCGAGCAATGGAAGTGGCATTAACCACAGCTAATTTCCATGGACCATTCAGTTCTGATGTTATGTCAACTAATGTCTTTGTGGTGTTTATTATCAGCACACCGCCTTCCTTGAGTCCTGATGTGACATCTGTGATATAAATTAGGCCCGGATCCAAGATTACCACAATATCAGGATTTGTTACTGACACTCTGGCTCGAATCGGGTTAACATCGCTTACGCGATTGAAAACAAGCACCGGCGCTCCCCTTCTTTCCGGGCCAAAGCTAGGAAATGCCTGGGCGAATTTGCCTTCCTCTATAGCTGCCAGTGCTAATAGTTCAGCCGATGTTACTGCCCCTTGACCACCTCTCCCATGCCAACGGATCTCGATTGTTTTGTCTTTTTCCGTCAACTTGCTATATTTCCTCGAAGCGCCCCTGGAGGGACTCGAACCCTCGCACCCGGCTCCGGAGGCCGGCGCTCTATCCCCTGAGCTACAGGGGCTTTGGTTATTTTACCTAGTATTGTGTTATTTGACAAACTTACCAAAGGCAAACTACATACTCACTCATCTTGCTGTAATGGCTTGTCTGCGCCTGTGACTGGTTCTGACTGCTTCTTAAAAAATGGCTTGAGCATTGCTGGTGTTATAAGTGTTGTGACCACGCTGACCGCAACTGCGGCACCGAATAGGTCTCGGCTTATGGCTCCAGCCAGAAGCCCAGCACCCGCAATAATCAAACCTACCTCACCTCTTGGTACCATTCCTATACCAACTATCATGCTCTCAGTATGGGACATCTTGCCTGCAAATCGGGCTGGAATATAGCAACCAGCTATTTTCCCAAGTACAGCGGCTATTGTCAAAATGACTGCTATTATGGCTCCACCCCAGAGCAGTCGTGTGTCAACTTGCATGCCCAGGTAACAGAAGAAGAAAGGCGCCAGAAAGAGCATTATCGGTCTGGTTTTATCTAAAATGTCCTCTCTTTCATCAGTGGCGGCAAACATAAGCCCAGCCACATAGGCGCCTACCACGGGATGCAAGCCAACCAACGTAACCAGGTAAGCTATGATAAAGCCGATGATAAGTGCAAAAATGGGTATTGTCCCCGATTTTCTGAAAGGATTAAGAAGGAAACGTGATATATATTTGTTGAGCTTTACGCCGATGATTAACAAGGCAAACCAAACGGCAAGGCCAATGGCAAGGATTTTAAGGGCATCTAAGCTGGCATGAATCATGTTTAGCTCACCGCCAGCTTTTACTGCGGAGCTTATGCCAACGACAATTGATAGAATAACTATGCCGATTATATCGTCGATCACAGCTCCAACCAGTATGGTTGCTCCCGCTTGTGTCTGGAGTTTGCCCATCCCCATTAGTATCCTTATTGTGACTCCAATGCTAGTAGCTGTTAATGCTGCTCCCATGAACAGCCAGCCAGCTATTCCTGCTTCAGGGGCTAGCCACATGGTGATGAAATAGCCAAAGGTAAATGGAAGAATAACGCCACCGACAGCTACTAGAGCGCCGGTTATTCCTTGCTTCAAGAAAGCACCGACATCAGTTTCGACACCAGCAACAAAAAGCAAAACAACGATGGCTATCTGGGAGATTATCTCCATTACGTTAAATTCATGGAGGCCGAAAGCACCTTGGATAGTAGCAAAATGCAGGATGATCGGGTCATGGATAAGTCCACCCAAGGCAAATGGTGAAATAATAATTCCTGCAACCAATTCGCCTAAAACTGGTGGTTGCTTTAAATAGCGCTCAAATAGTTCGCCGCCTATCCTGGCTGCCAGCAGAATCAAGCCAAAGGTCAGTATAAATTTAAAATATATCTCGATTTCCATCTACGAAAGACCCGTAGTTAAAGACATAAATCATGTAAAGTTTACCACATTTGGGTTTATGTCGAGAATGAAGCCTACTGGTTTTAAGGACTGTTATCGCAGAGGGTAAATGGTCAACCGGTGGGTTCTGGAACCAGTCCTTTGGATTTTAGCCGTGAACTGATAAGCTTGTAGATTTCGGCGGCAATGAAAATGGTTGAGGCTGAGAGTATGGCTATTACCCAATCTGTCAGAGTTAAGGCATAGGTATTGAATGGGCCTTGGAGAATGGGTAGGTAAATTACTAGGCCGAGCATTATACATTCCCAACCTATTGCTAACAATAACCACTTGTTAGCAAATGGACCAATCTTGAATAAAGAGTGTTCCAATGAGCGACAGTTAAAAGCGTTGAAAAACTGAACGAGGATCAGGGTAACGAAGCACATGCTTTGGGCCTCAAGGTGGTCGTTCCTTGCATTCCATGCCCAGAGGAAGACCGCTAAAGTTACCAAGGCAGTCCAGACTCCCGCACCGGTCAGGTATCTGAGCACAGGTGCTGTGAAGATAGTCTGATGGCGAGGACGGGGCTTATGCCTCATTATATCTGGGTCAGGAGGATCCATAGACAGAGCTATAGCTGGCAGGCCATCGGTTGCCAGATTAACATATAAGATTTGAATAGCAATAAGCGGTATAACCCCAGCCGGCAATCCAATAAGTGGGCCAAAGAGAATGGCTGTTGCCATGAGCAATATCTCACCAAAATTGCATGAGAGGAGATAGACTAGATACTTCTTGATGTTTCCGAAGATGCCCCTACCCTCCTCTACGGCAGATACGATGGAGGCAAAGTTATCATCAGTAAGTATCATATCGGCTGCTTCTTTAGTAACGTCGGTGCCGGTAATACCCATAGCCACACCGATGTCAGCCTTTTTGAGTGCCGGGGCATCGTTTACTCCATCCCCTGTCATTGCTACTACATGCCCCCTTTTGGTTAAAGCCTCCACCACGCGGAGTTTATGGGCAGGAGAAACGCGGGCATAGACTTCTATTTTCTCCACCAAGGCTTCAAATTCCTTGTCGCTCAGATTATCAATATCAGCGCCAGTGAGGGCAACACCTGCTTTGAGTATGCCTAGTTCCTTGGCAATGGCAACCGCAGTTAGCTTATGGTCACCGGTTATCATTACTGACCTGATACCTGCCTGGTCACAGAGCTTTACCGCTTCTTTAACTTCTTCACGAGGCGGGTCGATCATACCAGCAAGGCCAACGAAAACCATGTCTCGCTCTATCGTCTCGGTTGTATTAGCGGTATCAGGAAGTCGTTTATATGCTACCCCCAAAATACGGAGAGCATCACCAGCCATTTCATGGGACACGGACAGAATATTGTTCCTATCATTATCGCTTAATTTTGGTTCCTGTTCATTCCGGTAAATATGGCTGCAAGAACTTAAGATTACCTCTGGTGCCCCTTTGGAGTAGGCGATCTTACCTTGTGGTGCTTGATGCACAGTGGTCATCCTCTTCGTCTCGGAGGAGAAAGGAATTTCGTGGATGCGGGGGAATTGGCCCTGAAGTTTCTCTTGCCACAAATCGGCCTTAGCTGCTGTTACTACCAAAGCGCCTTCGGTAGGGTCGCCTTTGATTCCCCAGACGCCATCGGCAGAGGAAAGAGACGTATCATTGCACAGGCTACCTATCTGGAGCAGCATTTGTAGGGCAGTGTCTTTTTCAGCGTTTATGGTTTTGCCGTCAAAATGAAACTCACCTTTAGGTTCATAGCCAACTCCAGTGACATCAATCAGCTTGCCATCCACATAGATGCGGCGTATCGTCATCTGATCCTGGGTTAGCGTGCCTGTCTTGTCTGAACAAATAAATGTGGTACAACCGAGGGTCTCTACCGCCGGTAGCTTTCTAATGAGGGCATGTCGCCGTACCATCTTCTGAACGCCGAGAGCCAGTGAGATGGTGACTACAGCAGGTAAGGCTTCGGGAACAGCAGCTACTGCCAGGCTCACTCCCCAGATGAGCATTTCCAAAATCTCATGTCCTCTCAAAACTCCAATTCCGGCGAGAATGAAACAAAGGGCTAGTGCGCCGATGGCAATTAACTTTCCCAACTTGTCAAGGTTAACCTGGAGGGGTGTCTGCTCCTTCTTGACCTCTTGGAGCATGGTAGCTATCTTGCCAAACTCCGTAGCCATGCCGGTAGCGGTGATAATCGCTGTACCCCTACCATAAACGGCGGCTGTTCCCATGAAGACCATGTTCTTTCTGTCACCAATGCTGATTTCTCCCGGCAATACCTTAGCTATCTTTTCCACGGGAACCGATTCCCCGGTTAGGGAGGCTTCATCTGCCTTTAGATTGATCGCTTCAATCAGGCGTGCGTCTGCTGGTATTCGGTCACCGGTTCTGAGGATGATTATGTCCCCGGGGACTAGCTCTCGAGAGGGTATTTCCACCTCTTTCCCATTTCTTAGCACTGATGCCATAGGCGCTGCCATTTTCTTCAGGGCTTCCATAGCTCGTTCAGCCCTGTATTCCTGGATAAAGCCAAGGCCAGCAGCGAAAACGACGATAACAAAAATGACAATGGCATCAGCCACCTCGCCCACGACAGCTGACAGGACTACTGCAACAAGGAGGATAATAATCAGGAAATTTTTGAATTGCTCTAGGAAAATTTTCCAGGGTGAGACCTTCTCCCCTGCAGTCAGCTCATTATGACCAAACTGAGCCAGGCGGTGTTGAGCTTCTTCTTCACTCAAGCCATCACGCTTAGAACTCAAAGAGTCTAAGACTTCTGGTACCTCTAAATTATGCCAGTTCTTATTGAGTTGCATGATAATTATCCTCCTTGTTGCAGTATTTATTCAAGATCGGAATTAGCTGAACATGGGTATTAGCATTAGCATGGCGCCACCAGCTACTACCGAGGCGATTTGACCAGCAGTATTAGCTCCAACAGCATGCATCAGCAGATGGTTGTGGGGATTCTCTTGAAGACCCATCTTTTGGACTACCCTGGCTGACATGGGGAAAGCTGATATTCCTGCAGCGCCGATCAAAGGGTTAACCTTCTTGCCGGACAGAAGATACATTGTCTTCCCCAAAATGACGCCAGCAGCAGTATCTAATGCAAAGGCAACTATTCCCATGACGAAGATAAGTATTGTCTCTGGCTTGAGGAACTCGGAAGCTATCATCATCCCACCCACTGTGAGGCCTAACAGGATGGTAACAATGTTGGTCAATTCGTTCTGAGCTGTCGCAGAAAGCCTTTCAACCACTCCACACTCCCGAAGTACATTGCCGAACATAAGACAGCCAATAAGTGGTGTAGCTTTTGGTGCTATTAATCCCACTATCAATACAGTAGCTATAGGGAAGATGATTTTTGTCCTTCGCGACACTGCTCCTACTTTGATAGGCATTTCCACTAGGCGTTCCTCTTTGGTAGTCAGCCATCTCATTATCGGCGGCTGGA
Coding sequences within:
- a CDS encoding cation-translocating P-type ATPase; translated protein: MQLNKNWHNLEVPEVLDSLSSKRDGLSEEEAQHRLAQFGHNELTAGEKVSPWKIFLEQFKNFLIIILLVAVVLSAVVGEVADAIVIFVIVVFAAGLGFIQEYRAERAMEALKKMAAPMASVLRNGKEVEIPSRELVPGDIIILRTGDRIPADARLIEAINLKADEASLTGESVPVEKIAKVLPGEISIGDRKNMVFMGTAAVYGRGTAIITATGMATEFGKIATMLQEVKKEQTPLQVNLDKLGKLIAIGALALCFILAGIGVLRGHEILEMLIWGVSLAVAAVPEALPAVVTISLALGVQKMVRRHALIRKLPAVETLGCTTFICSDKTGTLTQDQMTIRRIYVDGKLIDVTGVGYEPKGEFHFDGKTINAEKDTALQMLLQIGSLCNDTSLSSADGVWGIKGDPTEGALVVTAAKADLWQEKLQGQFPRIHEIPFSSETKRMTTVHQAPQGKIAYSKGAPEVILSSCSHIYRNEQEPKLSDNDRNNILSVSHEMAGDALRILGVAYKRLPDTANTTETIERDMVFVGLAGMIDPPREEVKEAVKLCDQAGIRSVMITGDHKLTAVAIAKELGILKAGVALTGADIDNLSDKEFEALVEKIEVYARVSPAHKLRVVEALTKRGHVVAMTGDGVNDAPALKKADIGVAMGITGTDVTKEAADMILTDDNFASIVSAVEEGRGIFGNIKKYLVYLLSCNFGEILLMATAILFGPLIGLPAGVIPLIAIQILYVNLATDGLPAIALSMDPPDPDIMRHKPRPRHQTIFTAPVLRYLTGAGVWTALVTLAVFLWAWNARNDHLEAQSMCFVTLILVQFFNAFNCRSLEHSLFKIGPFANKWLLLAIGWECIMLGLVIYLPILQGPFNTYALTLTDWVIAILSASTIFIAAEIYKLISSRLKSKGLVPEPTG
- the nuoE gene encoding NADH-quinone oxidoreductase subunit NuoE, with protein sequence MDEKVSATINKYNADRGQLVSILQDIQTEYYYLPKEALIQVSEIMGIPASQVYNVATFFRAFSLEPRGKHLINVCLGTACHVRGAVRVLEKIERNLLIERGETTKDRKFTLETVNCMGCCAVGPAVKIDGEYFGQLSTDKVDSVLTKFE
- a CDS encoding pyruvate synthase subunit beta: MESLAIYVPRLVTTKEYFAPGHRACMGCGEALAVRLVCKALGRNIIIANATGCMEIVSSPLPSTSWEVPWIHTLFENTAAVASGIEAGIKVLRRKGKYTKRTKVVAMAGDGGTADIGFQALSGVLERGHDLIYICFDNEAYMNTGIQRSSSTPLGASTTTSPAGKVSIGQTTWKKNMPAIAVAHDIPYVATACHSYPFDLMNKISKAIEIKGPSYIHILSVCPTGWRLPSDLTIKAGRLAIETGIFPLYEVEKDRYTLNLDFPQLRPIEDYFKLQGRFRHLSKEITSQIQERVAAEYAKLKKKATSNNY
- a CDS encoding cysteine hydrolase is translated as MNDYTEPDYKRAALLTIDVQRDCTIPGSPIEIPGTIDILPKIKSLVRAFRISQKPIVHVVRLYLPDGSNADACRRKAIELGKRMFAPESDGAELVEELKPTRGVRLDAANLLKGELQPVEPKEWIMYKPRWGAFFKTPLEKHLHDLDINTIVLCGCNFPNCPRTTIYEASERDFRIVFVTDAVSQTNRRGLQELKNIGANLIKTTECLSKLGKC
- a CDS encoding cation:proton antiporter: MEIEIYFKFILTFGLILLAARIGGELFERYLKQPPVLGELVAGIIISPFALGGLIHDPIILHFATIQGAFGLHEFNVMEIISQIAIVVLLFVAGVETDVGAFLKQGITGALVAVGGVILPFTFGYFITMWLAPEAGIAGWLFMGAALTATSIGVTIRILMGMGKLQTQAGATILVGAVIDDIIGIVILSIVVGISSAVKAGGELNMIHASLDALKILAIGLAVWFALLIIGVKLNKYISRFLLNPFRKSGTIPIFALIIGFIIAYLVTLVGLHPVVGAYVAGLMFAATDEREDILDKTRPIMLFLAPFFFCYLGMQVDTRLLWGGAIIAVILTIAAVLGKIAGCYIPARFAGKMSHTESMIVGIGMVPRGEVGLIIAGAGLLAGAISRDLFGAAVAVSVVTTLITPAMLKPFFKKQSEPVTGADKPLQQDE
- a CDS encoding NADH-quinone oxidoreductase subunit NuoF, producing the protein MPNKLRSKQDLEALQKELINERKSGKPLIAVCNGTACHPYGCAQIVEAFKKELSKQGLENKAELRITGCQGLCEKGSIVVIQPGDIFYQQVKLEDVPEILHETLINGNIIDRLLHNDPITGSKLVHRHEIPFYQKQKRNILGNNIEINPIKIEDYIAIGGYTALAKALFEMASEQIIEEIKRSGLRGRGGAGFPTGAKWESCHNAPGDIKYVIVNADEGDPGAYANEGLLSGNPHSVLEGLIIGAYAIGAHQGYVYVRNEYPLALANITIALNQAQQLGLLGDNILGSGFHFNVRITRGGGAFVCGESTALMASLEGNVGEPRAKYVHTVEKGLWNRPSNLNNVETWSNVPVIINKGTDWYRTLGTDGSKGTKIFSLVGKINNTGLVEVPMGITLREIIYDIGGGIREGKKFKAVQTGGPSGGCLPESLLDLPVDFDELTKAGSMMGSGGMIVMDETTCMVDIAKYFLTFLEEESCGKCVPCREGIKRMRQILDDITEGKGNDADIDLLERLSATLVDSSLCALGSTAPNPVITTIRYFKDEYEAHIKEKRCPAGVCKALIHYYIEEKCPGCGLCVKACPQEAIAFMGKRKPVVLDESKCIKCGACYDVCKLGAVGRK
- the porA gene encoding pyruvate ferredoxin oxidoreductase, which produces MKRTGMEGSFAIAEAIKLARVEAVAAYPITPQTHIVERLAEFVANGELDAEYIPVESEHSAMSACLGTSAVGARTFTATASQGLELMHEVLYVASGLRLPIVMTVANRALSAPLSIWTDHSDAMATRDCGWIQIFAENAQQAFDLTLCAFRIAEDPIVLLPTMFHIDGFYVSHTIESVEFLEQEVVDKFLPEYRHPYPLDPDKPVTIGAFGPPFIYTEAKKAHEAALRSSKKVILRVWQEFSKLSGRHYSPVESYKAEDADVLLLCMGSFSETAMMAIDKMQAEGQKVGLIRLRLWRPFPTEELRQAVSKAQVLIILDRALSLGGTPPVCSEIQAALYPLKTRPKIVSFVGSLGGREISAQGFEEVIRHGVDKAKQGELDEFEIIGVRE
- a CDS encoding 2Fe-2S iron-sulfur cluster binding domain-containing protein gives rise to the protein MVTLIIDGREFKAEKGQTILQVARENGIDIPTLCHHEAIEPYGACRLCIVEISKGKRTRIVTSCLYPVEEGLKVKTDSPRVMSNRKMIAELLLARCSKNKVIQELASQIGIEQPSFKSEYLEDNDCIVCGLCVRACEQVVGVSAISLVNRGITKEPASPFLEPAEACIGCGSCYYICPTGAIKMEDRKDTRIIYNWKVEFKLKKCKVCGNYWAPEKQLEYIRQKWNLPGDFFDVCPTCK